One window of the Natrinema sp. CBA1119 genome contains the following:
- the pheT gene encoding phenylalanine--tRNA ligase subunit beta — translation MPTVDIDPDELRELTGHDEKSDDDLIDDLFGLGLEFEGRTEDGEFELEFAPDRLDRLSVEGVARSMRYQYGDARGVHVPSPNSSEWTIEVEESVPDERPYVTGAVVRDVDLDEEALESLIQLQEKLHATMGRKRAKGAIGIHDLTMLKGTAATEGNPTIQYVGVEPDEDRFVPLDSDQEMTPADVLEQHQTGQTYADLVSEYDRYPAIYDSIGLFSFPPVINGRRTEVSTDSRDLFVEMTGTDQWTIDKMLNIVCYALSARGATLEEVTVEYPDHELVRPDLSMKTKTVAHDRIETILGIGLDPDEVIDLAERSGLKAEKAENEDGDLIYEVTIPPYRVDVLHPLDVIDDLGRAYGFNELEPRYPDVGTVGGRHERSRLENAARTQLVGLGFEDLLNFHMISEGENFDRLDVVPGDDVYGAGEPATIKEPYSEDFTMLRTWVMPSLLMVLERNTHRSYPQNLAEIGFAAEVDDRENTGVAEGRRVGAVLAHHEAGYEDAKARLQTLARNFDADLETPPTDHPTFISGRTAAVVIDGEEVGVIGEVHPKVLVEHDLEVPVSAFEFDLEALR, via the coding sequence ATGCCCACCGTCGATATCGACCCCGACGAACTGCGCGAACTGACCGGCCACGACGAAAAGAGCGACGACGACCTGATCGATGACCTGTTCGGCCTCGGCCTCGAGTTCGAAGGGCGTACGGAGGACGGCGAGTTCGAACTCGAGTTCGCGCCGGACCGCCTCGATCGGCTCTCCGTCGAGGGCGTCGCCCGCTCGATGCGGTATCAGTACGGCGACGCGCGAGGGGTGCACGTTCCCTCGCCGAACTCGTCGGAATGGACGATCGAAGTCGAGGAATCGGTCCCCGACGAGCGTCCGTACGTCACGGGCGCAGTCGTTCGAGATGTCGATCTGGACGAGGAAGCCCTCGAGTCCCTCATTCAACTGCAGGAGAAACTCCACGCGACGATGGGGCGCAAGCGCGCGAAGGGTGCGATCGGGATTCACGACCTGACGATGCTGAAGGGGACTGCCGCCACCGAAGGCAACCCGACCATCCAGTACGTCGGCGTCGAACCCGACGAGGACCGGTTCGTGCCGCTCGATTCCGATCAGGAGATGACGCCGGCCGACGTGCTCGAGCAGCACCAGACGGGCCAGACCTACGCCGACCTCGTGAGCGAGTACGATCGGTATCCGGCGATCTACGACAGCATCGGGCTGTTCTCGTTCCCGCCGGTGATCAACGGCCGGCGGACCGAGGTCTCGACGGACTCGAGGGACCTGTTCGTCGAGATGACGGGCACCGACCAGTGGACGATCGACAAGATGCTGAACATCGTCTGCTACGCGCTGTCGGCCCGCGGAGCCACCCTCGAGGAGGTGACGGTCGAGTATCCCGATCACGAACTCGTCCGCCCGGACCTCTCGATGAAGACGAAGACGGTCGCCCACGATCGCATCGAGACGATCCTCGGGATCGGGCTCGACCCCGACGAAGTGATCGACCTCGCCGAGCGATCGGGTCTCAAAGCGGAAAAAGCGGAGAACGAAGACGGCGATCTGATCTACGAGGTGACGATTCCACCCTACCGCGTCGACGTGCTCCACCCGCTTGATGTCATCGACGACCTCGGGCGGGCCTACGGCTTCAACGAACTCGAGCCCCGCTATCCCGATGTGGGAACCGTCGGCGGGCGTCACGAGCGCTCCCGGCTCGAGAACGCCGCCCGAACCCAGCTGGTCGGGCTGGGCTTCGAGGACCTGCTGAACTTCCACATGATCAGCGAGGGGGAGAACTTCGACCGGCTCGACGTGGTCCCCGGTGACGACGTCTACGGTGCCGGCGAGCCCGCCACGATCAAAGAACCCTACAGCGAGGACTTCACCATGCTCCGGACGTGGGTCATGCCGTCGCTGTTGATGGTCCTCGAGCGGAACACCCACCGCTCGTACCCACAAAATCTCGCCGAGATCGGCTTCGCCGCCGAAGTCGACGATCGCGAGAACACCGGCGTCGCGGAGGGTCGCCGCGTCGGAGCCGTCCTCGCACACCACGAGGCCGGCTACGAGGACGCCAAGGCCCGCCTGCAGACCCTCGCTCGCAACTTCGACGCCGACCTCGAGACGCCGCCGACCGACCACCCGACCTTCATTTCGGGTCGAACCGCAGCGGTCGTCATCGACGGCGAGGAGGTCGGCGTGATCGGCGAGGTCCACCCGAAGGTGCTCGTCGAGCACGACCTCGAGGTACCGGTCTCGGCGTTCGAGTTCGACCTCGAGGCGCTGCGCTGA
- a CDS encoding peroxiredoxin, translated as MPLAAGDDAPTVTARNQDGEEVSPAFEEPTVVYFYPKDDTPGCTVEANQFQHERETYRDAGVDVYGVSVDDVDSHRSFSESEGLEFDLLADPDAEIADAFDVERRDSGVTTRTTFLLADGEVQAVYEGVDPDGHARDVLLDALDDGLVTLPE; from the coding sequence ATGCCACTCGCTGCAGGCGACGACGCGCCGACCGTGACCGCACGCAATCAGGACGGCGAGGAGGTCTCGCCGGCGTTCGAGGAACCGACGGTCGTCTACTTCTACCCGAAAGACGACACGCCGGGGTGTACGGTCGAGGCGAACCAGTTCCAGCACGAGCGCGAGACCTATCGCGACGCCGGCGTCGACGTCTACGGCGTCTCGGTCGACGACGTCGACTCCCACCGGTCCTTTTCCGAGTCGGAGGGCCTCGAGTTCGACCTGCTGGCGGATCCCGACGCCGAGATCGCCGACGCGTTCGATGTCGAACGGCGCGACAGCGGCGTGACCACCCGGACGACGTTTCTGCTGGCCGACGGCGAAGTGCAGGCGGTCTACGAGGGCGTCGATCCCGACGGTCACGCGCGCGACGTCTTGCTCGACGCGCTCGACGATGGGCTCGTCACCCTCCCCGAGTAA
- a CDS encoding non-histone chromosomal MC1 family protein has protein sequence MVREDGKRNFALRESPDDESSVFSGNTPRQAALKAARRLEPGSSEEAADRVELKLREKGTDKVHIYDGWAWEETAPDDKPDWMPDEITEANVSKKGIEHLDE, from the coding sequence ATGGTACGCGAAGACGGTAAACGAAACTTTGCACTGCGCGAATCACCCGACGACGAGTCGAGTGTCTTCTCGGGAAACACACCTCGACAGGCTGCACTCAAGGCGGCCAGACGGCTCGAGCCCGGCTCGAGCGAGGAGGCGGCGGACCGCGTCGAACTCAAACTCCGCGAGAAGGGGACGGACAAGGTACACATCTACGACGGCTGGGCGTGGGAGGAGACGGCTCCCGACGACAAGCCCGACTGGATGCCCGACGAGATCACGGAAGCGAACGTCTCGAAGAAGGGAATCGAGCACCTCGACGAGTAA
- the pheA gene encoding prephenate dehydratase encodes MTAVTLGPEGTYSHRATNAIADGDEIDFRQSVTAIVDAVAAGEYDRGVIPIENSIEGSVTESLDAIADYDIAVVREIVTPIRHALLAQGPEFDTVASHSQALAQCRTYLEREYPDATLEAVASTAQGVDFARDDPSVAGIGHPALGGDELEVLAEDIQDQDSNATRFLAIAPAAERSTGGGKTSLVVYPNANYPGLLLELLEPFADRDINLTRVESRPSGERLGDYVFHVDFEAGLYEARTQEAIEDLEELAENGWVRRLGSYDTEHVVK; translated from the coding sequence ATGACTGCAGTGACGCTGGGACCCGAAGGGACCTACTCACACCGGGCGACGAACGCGATCGCCGACGGCGACGAGATCGACTTCCGTCAGTCGGTCACGGCGATCGTCGACGCCGTCGCTGCGGGCGAATACGACCGCGGCGTCATTCCCATCGAGAACAGCATCGAGGGCTCCGTGACGGAGAGCCTCGACGCCATCGCGGACTACGACATCGCCGTCGTCCGCGAGATCGTCACGCCGATCCGCCACGCCCTGCTCGCGCAGGGCCCCGAGTTCGACACCGTCGCCAGCCACTCGCAGGCGCTGGCGCAGTGTCGCACCTACCTCGAGCGCGAGTACCCCGACGCCACGCTCGAGGCCGTCGCGAGCACCGCTCAGGGCGTCGACTTCGCCCGCGACGATCCCTCGGTCGCCGGTATCGGCCACCCGGCCCTCGGCGGCGACGAACTCGAGGTGCTGGCCGAGGACATTCAGGACCAGGACTCGAACGCGACGCGCTTTTTGGCGATCGCACCCGCTGCGGAGCGCTCGACGGGCGGCGGCAAGACCTCGCTGGTGGTCTACCCGAACGCGAACTATCCCGGCTTGCTGCTCGAGTTGCTCGAGCCGTTCGCGGATCGAGATATCAACCTGACCCGCGTCGAGTCCCGGCCGAGCGGGGAGCGCTTAGGCGACTACGTCTTCCACGTCGACTTCGAGGCCGGGCTCTACGAGGCGCGGACGCAGGAGGCGATCGAGGATCTCGAAGAACTGGCCGAGAACGGCTGGGTCCGGCGGCTGGGCTCGTACGATACGGAACACGTCGTCAAGTAG
- a CDS encoding MFS transporter, with translation MTKWRTLVLATIGFNFSFLIWFSFAPFTGPMAEEFGLSLAEIGILASAAIWLAPFGRILTGWLSDRWGAPTVFAIVLTYVGIFSIASAFAQSYAVFFVERLIVATAGITFVIGIQHVSEWFDEEQLGTAEGIYAGVGNAGAAGGALILPRVFTENWSGPIFETSWRAAFFYTGIVSILLAIVYYTIGEAAKSDAKREATKSTANLKDWLYTATRYGTVVLALAYVMSFGLELSMNGWLATYYREGFNTNNLVLASTFAATFSVAAGLLRPIGGYVSDLLARKEKNILPIFTGRYREQWTFVSLCFIVLAMVGMTLAGLTGQVLLAVAAGFIVGMGCAFAEGAIFAQVPAMFPNSSGAVAGVVGGVGTVGGIVYPLVYAAPMMPSLHTGYSVVAATMIPILLLCAWVFQPRLAERATEDGFLASSGGSGTSGAPIDD, from the coding sequence ATGACCAAGTGGCGGACGCTGGTGTTAGCAACGATCGGGTTCAACTTCTCGTTCCTGATCTGGTTCTCCTTCGCGCCGTTCACGGGGCCGATGGCCGAGGAGTTCGGCCTCTCGCTCGCGGAGATTGGGATCCTCGCGAGCGCGGCGATCTGGCTCGCGCCGTTCGGTCGCATTCTGACCGGCTGGCTCTCCGATCGCTGGGGCGCGCCGACGGTGTTCGCCATCGTGTTAACGTACGTTGGCATCTTTTCCATCGCGTCGGCGTTCGCCCAGTCCTACGCCGTCTTCTTCGTCGAGCGGCTGATCGTTGCGACTGCGGGAATCACCTTCGTCATCGGGATCCAGCACGTTTCCGAGTGGTTCGACGAGGAGCAACTGGGAACTGCAGAGGGAATCTACGCCGGCGTCGGCAACGCCGGTGCCGCCGGCGGTGCGCTCATCCTCCCGCGCGTGTTCACCGAGAACTGGAGCGGTCCGATCTTCGAGACGAGCTGGCGAGCGGCCTTCTTCTACACCGGGATCGTCTCGATCCTGCTGGCGATCGTCTACTACACGATCGGCGAGGCCGCCAAGAGCGACGCGAAACGAGAGGCGACCAAGTCGACTGCGAACCTCAAAGATTGGCTCTACACCGCCACCCGCTACGGAACGGTCGTGCTCGCGCTGGCGTACGTGATGAGCTTCGGCCTCGAGCTCTCGATGAACGGCTGGCTTGCGACGTACTACCGGGAAGGGTTCAACACGAACAACCTCGTGCTCGCCAGCACGTTCGCCGCGACGTTCTCCGTCGCAGCCGGCCTGCTTCGGCCGATCGGCGGCTACGTTAGCGACCTGCTCGCTCGCAAGGAGAAGAACATTCTCCCGATCTTCACGGGCCGCTACCGCGAGCAGTGGACGTTCGTCTCGCTGTGTTTCATCGTGCTCGCGATGGTCGGGATGACGCTGGCTGGCCTGACCGGCCAGGTGCTACTGGCCGTCGCGGCCGGCTTCATCGTCGGCATGGGCTGTGCGTTCGCCGAAGGCGCGATCTTCGCACAGGTGCCGGCGATGTTCCCAAACAGTTCCGGTGCCGTCGCCGGCGTCGTCGGGGGCGTCGGCACGGTCGGCGGAATCGTCTACCCGCTCGTCTACGCCGCGCCGATGATGCCGAGCCTCCACACCGGCTACTCCGTCGTCGCGGCCACGATGATCCCCATCCTGTTGCTGTGCGCGTGGGTCTTCCAGCCGCGCCTCGCCGAACGGGCGACCGAAGACGGCTTTCTGGCCTCGAGCGGCGGTAGCGGTACCTCCGGGGCACCGATCGACGACTGA